GACACTGCTGGGAAACCACCTCAAGAAAACAACCTGTACTGGCGAGGTCCTGAGGAAGCAGGtggcaaagaaaagaaggaaggaaagacacctttccttccttgcttcATAATGATCTCTGGTTAAGGGTTCTTGTCCACGtgtggaagaggcagaaaaagcctttgcaaattgtttccaaaagcaaagaaaccatTTTGGATAAGAGCGTGGGCTGACTGATCTCCTTGAAGAATGTCTGCCCAGGACACCGAGGACTTTGGAGCAGAAAACCTCTCAGAAAAGTCTCGGATGATCCCTGGCCTCCCACCCTATGACATGGATGaccagctcctgcccagggagcaaCGCAATCCCTGGTGCTGCCTGGCGTGGACCCTGGTCATAGGCACCATGAACTCCTTGGTCTTTCTCATTAATTTGCTCCTGATGTTCGTTATTTTCACCGTTGTGCTGCTCCCCACCATCGTGGTGGTTTATTTTGGCTTCCAGTGCCACTCCCAGGTAAGAAAGCCTCGCTccctctggctgctcccagcccctttAGGGCCACCCCTGAGGGTTTATTTGAGCAGTGGCTGTAAAGGTGAGGTGAGACTCCCcaagctttggctttgttttcatAAGGGGTGTGGGCctggacagatttttttcctaaggggGGTATGTGTAGAATCTGGGCTGACAAGAACAGGTACTGTGGGAAATGGCAGCTTGATTGGGCAATAAAGTTGCATCCCCATGGAAATATCAAGCAGCGGTGCCAGGTGAGGTGAACACACTCCCCGGCTTGATTTTGACTAAAAtgctgtttgcattttaatgtcACAACATTTCTCTCTTGTCTGTGACTGAGAGCTGCCAACCTGAACTCCTCTGTAACTCACAGTCCTGCCTGGGCTCTGGAAGGgtttgctgctttctgtttaAGTAAGATAGAATTAATAAAGTCTGACAGAATATTTAATCCCCTTCTCATGCCAGTCTAACATTCAGATGTGTTCCTAAATATGCTGTGCAGTTTCTCACACCAAAAATGAGCCCCTTCTGCCCATAAAGgctctggctgtgtgtgtggCTCTTCCAGTTGTTTGCTGTGCTCTGGATTGCATTATTTCCTTACAAATTTTTTCTTGGTATAttcctataaatatttttaggatCACTTGATGAAACATGGAGGTGAAAAAGCAGTTCTCCTGCTTCCCTTGCAGGCATTAACTGTTAGGCCAGTTCAATATGACTGTTTCATAAGTCAGAATTTATTGGCTTCAAATTGGactaaaaatgggaaaaaaaaaaaaaagatgagaactGGCTCCCAGAAttgtcccttccagcctccctCACCTTGGAAAACCTCAAGTTCTCCTTTGCAGGCACAGCCAAAGGCTTTCAGGAGATGCAAAAGGTTTTTGAGTGCAGCCAAACAGACAGAAGTGAAAGCCCCTGTGTTGCTGGAAGCCACAAGGAGTCTTTTAACACAGACTTTTCTTTAATACAGTCATAGCAAGGGATTGTGGCAATTGGCTTCACAGGAGCAGTCCTTTCGTCTTTGGGCCTTTCAATGCCTTCCTGGTAGCCAGAGGCTGATTTCTGCACTGCAGGTCCATTAGATGGAtttattgttggttttttgcAGCATGATGGGTTGTGTTTCTTTTACTGCTGAAAGgacagggaaaaaggaaaaaagtctggGGACGTGGGGGCTGCCTGCAGCCTTTGTTAATGCACAACAACTGAGTGCTCAgcttggctctgctgctgccagcacgaAAGGAGGGCTTTAAATAACACTCAGCGAGGCCCAGTTGGACTTTGCTTTGAAGCAAATGGAGTGAATGGTCTTTCCTGGCAAGTTTTTCAGTGCCAAGAGATGCTCAGAGGCAGAAACGAGTCCAGTGTGTACAGAGGACAGAACACAAAGGGTCTGTTCCAGGGCAGGGGTCTGGAGGGTCTCCAGCCAGCAAGCAGCTATGGAATGACCAAGCTCTGTCTGCAGGATCTCACctcttgctgtgtttttatttgctctgttgTAATTTCCACACACATGGATGTAGCACCAGGAGGCCTTTTGCTGCCCATCAAATGCTATTTGATGATTTAATAAAGATTAGTGTTTCCTGCTTCAGGATCAGTGTGCAGTGTCCTTGTCCCACAGCGATGCTGGAATAATTGCAATCTTGTTTAAGATGTGATGTCATCACCTAGTGCAGCCTGAAGTgtgctgagctcagctcagagagagggaagaggtgTTTTTGTGTGAAAGCACTGGGAATTCAAGGGTCCCCACCCACCACCAGTCCTGTGACAAGCTGTAGAAGCGGCGATTAGGAGTGGATCTGGCAGtgagttaatggttggactggatgatcttggaggtgttttccacTCTCAGTGGCTCTGTGGCTCTGTGTTTCTAAGCTCTGTCTCACTCTCCCCACAGGTCCTGCACTCATCTGCCCGCTACTGCAAGAGCATCCTGGATGACAACAGCTCTTCTGCCCTCATCATCCTGGGCTTTGTCATCATGTCCCCTCTCATCGTGGTGGCCATGGCCATCTACTGCAGCCTGGCCCGGCGCCTGCGGCTCTTCATGTGCTTCCAGCCCTACAGCCTGGCCGTGTACAAGGGGGGCAGGTGGTGCCGCTACGAGGGGGGAGGtccctgtggctgtgccaggggctggaacaCTCAGGTCAAGGCCTGGGTGTGAGTTGGCAGCGCCAGCACCGTCCTCTCCCCTCCCCGTCCCTCCTCATCCCCTCGCGGTCCCTCCCCGGGACTCTGCGGAGCTCCCGCGGGGCCCGAGCTGATGCTCAGCCGGGTCAGCTGGGGCTCCCTCGTGATTCCAGCGGTGTCTGAAGTGGTAGCACAGATCCCCTGTCACACGGCATTGCCAAAAACTGCAGCCGAGGGACGGCACAATGCGGGTGAgaggcaggggagggcagggcagctccGTCCCGTCACATCCCCGCGGTCTCTGTAGCGATGTTAGTGGGGTCTGTGTGCTGCTCATCACTGCAGGCTGTGTGTTCCCGCTGGATGCCGTTCCCCTGCCTCCCTAGTATAAccattttcagtgttctgtAGAAATAAAGGAGATTCCAAATGCCCCGAGGGAGTTTCTCTCTGTTCTGTCTCAAGCCACGCTGTACCTGTTGTTCCACACCACAAGCACTCCAAGGttaaaggtaatttttcttttccttctgagGATTGGTTTTTCCAGTCTCCTTGCCCTGCATGGCCCTGGTACCACCCTGAGAAACGACCGGGGTGGCTACAGGTGCAAGTGAATcggagagaaaaaaaaaaaagggagaaaaatactTGTCAGCTTCTGGCAGGgctgaggaaaaacaagaaagttCTGTTCCATGGAAAGGGGATATCATGCTACAGGATAACAAGGTTTTTTGCCTGGGGGCAATGTCTGCTCACTGGGTACAGATATTTGATATGAGCTGCTGTTCCTTTTGCTCACCTGTTCAATCCAACTGCTTTTACAAGGAAAGGATTCTTCAGGCTGGCCGTGCTGCAAGCATTGTAGTGAACCATCCCCATTGCTGTCCCTGCAAAGAAACTCAGAGTTATTTGCTACAGCCTTCCCAATAAATCAAAAATCGATTTAATTTGGTATTTTACtctgcagaaaaatttaataacaAAGGGGAAATGAATCTATCTGAAATCTCAGTCGCAGAGCACACGGCTCAGGCTGTACCTCAGGGTGTCCTGGCACGGGCAGGGCCCACAACAAAgcattcccagcagtgctgtagCTCTGAGGTGATATTTAGGTTTGATCCTAAATTTCCTGTAGAGAGTACAGAGCCACCCTCAATATCCTCAGCCTTGGATCAAGTGCtgagggcagctgtgccagcctgcTGTGTGCAGGGCTGATGTGCCAGGCAGGGACTGTGCCCACAGATGTGGCGATGCCTCCTCTGCACTCCCACAGGCAGGGCTTTGTCCTGAGAGCTCCCaaaccagcccagagcacagctctgcttaGCAAAGAGCTGCAAGAggacagaaatacattttaactgtggtttgttttttttttttaaagtccaaATTATGTATGGATTTAATTTCCCTGTGACATCTCCATGCTCAAAGCCATGGCACTAACCTGGTACTGAAAGACCTCAGAAGACACTAAAATGCATTTCCACCCAGCCTTTGGTCAGGTCCACGTTTATTTGTactttcctgctcctccctcaTCAGTGAACAGTGCAGGTGAAGGCATCAGGAAGATGCCATTCTCAGTGGTTATCAGCCCTCTGATGCCTCCAGTCACTGGAGTTCTCAGCTGGGGGCAGTGCAAATACAAACCATCTGTCAAGCTGAACTGAAATCAGGAATATCATCTTTTAGAGCCAAGGACAACACGGAATTTATTGGAAGGATGCTACACTCCTCCTCTGAGGGAGGCCAGGGAAAGGAAGCTGGAACCTGCTGCACATACCACGAGAGGATGTGTTGCTCCCCATCCCATCACGGGCAGTTGAACGCTCCAAGTGCTGAGTTTTCTGTGAATAACTCTCCAGGTTAATTTGGCAGGATTTGCATGATAATATAACCCCAGTGACACATGTTCTGGACAGTCTTCTTGTGCTCTCTCCACTTGTGTTGCTAACAGCTTCATTGTAACTGGAATGGCTTCAGGGAAGCTTCCCcgtcctccttcccctcccttctctttccctgagCTAACTGGTCACTGGTGAttgtttccagctctgctggagaacTTGGGTGAGAATGAATGGAAGGAATTAAAGGAGGAATAATCAGGGAGTGCCTGCCAAGgtgtccttccctctgctggTCCTC
This genomic window from Chiroxiphia lanceolata isolate bChiLan1 chromosome 22, bChiLan1.pri, whole genome shotgun sequence contains:
- the TMEM88B gene encoding transmembrane protein 88B; the encoded protein is MSAQDTEDFGAENLSEKSRMIPGLPPYDMDDQLLPREQRNPWCCLAWTLVIGTMNSLVFLINLLLMFVIFTVVLLPTIVVVYFGFQCHSQVLHSSARYCKSILDDNSSSALIILGFVIMSPLIVVAMAIYCSLARRLRLFMCFQPYSLAVYKGGRWCRYEGGGPCGCARGWNTQVKAWV